One Periplaneta americana isolate PAMFEO1 chromosome 8, P.americana_PAMFEO1_priV1, whole genome shotgun sequence genomic region harbors:
- the LOC138704810 gene encoding uncharacterized protein has product MIKSSTTSKATASAKSASVTKTKTVIVLPNNRNAKPAPTRQTKPAPALKPPSAPKPQPAHKAAQPKPPSKPKGHTTVKGETVIETTTTTTTTKTVIKASATKQKNTQRPKPAPKAAPPKTAAASGTSWLW; this is encoded by the exons ATGATTAAATCTTCAACTACATCCAAAGCTACAGCTTCAGCGAAGTCTGCATCTGTTacaaaaacgaaaacggtaaTAGTTCTACCAAATAATCGCAATGCAAAGCCTGCACCTACAAGACAAACGAAGCCAGCTCCTGCACTGAAACCTCCAAGTGCTCCAAAACCACAACCAGCTCATAAAGCTGCACAGCCAAAGCCTCCTTCTAAACCAAAAGGTCATACTACAGTAAAAGGAGAAACTgtaatagaaacaacaactacaacaacaacgACGAAGACTGTAATAAAAGCTTCTGCCACAAAACAGAAG AATACACAGAGACCAAAACCTGCTCCAAAAGCAGCCCCTCCTAAAACTGCAGCTGCAAGTGGCACATCTTGGTTGTGGTAA